GGCGAATAATACCGACGGGGTGGTGGCAATGGCCCGGGCAATGGCCACCCGCTGCTGCTGTCCTCCGGACAACTCCCCTGGGGTGTGGGCTTCACGCCCTGCAAGTCCCACCTGTTCAAGGGCTTTGCGTGCCAGCGTTTTACGTTCCTTGGGCGGCATCCCCCTGTATATTAAGGGCAGTTCCACATTCTCAATGGCCGTGGTCCGGTTCAGCAGGTTAAACCCCTGGAATACAAAGCCCAGATAAAACCGGCGCAGGGTGGCCAGTTGTTTGCGGCTCATATGGCTCACCTCCACCCCGCCGAACTTATACCGGCCTGACGTGGGGGTATCCAGGCATCCTAATATATTCATACAGGTGGATTTTCCCGAACCAGACGGTCCCATCACCGAAATAAATTCACCGGATTCAATGGACAGATCAATGCCGCGCAATGCAAAGATTTTGGCTTCGTTGCTGCCGTAAGCCTTGGTGACCTGAGTCAGGGAAATCAAAGGGTGTTCTCTTTCGGCCATGGCTTTATTTGCCCTTTGTTGTTGCTGAGACAATGACTTCGGTGCCCTGGGTGATCTCTCCTTCCAGAATCTGGGTGTTGACACCGTCAGTTAAGCCTGCTTTAACAGGCACAGGCCGTGGCCGCTTGTTTTGATCCAGAATCCATATCGTCTTCTGGTCTTTGGCGCCTGTGATAGTCACATGCTTGGTCGGGCGGTTCCCGCGTCTGGGCGGGCCGGGCATGAACATCCTTAATAACGATGGGCTGCTGCTGTTTTCTTCGGGCTTGGGCATTGAGAATCTTAGGGCGGCACTGGGTACGGATAAGACCTGATTCGCCTGCTTGACAATAATGTCCGCTGTGGCGGTCATGCCCGGACGCAACGCTAAATCGGCGTTGTCACAGGTCATGATGGTTTCATAGGTGACCACCCCGTCCGTGGTGGTGGCATTAAACCGGACCTGTTGGATTTTTGCCGCAAATTTGCGCTGGGGGTAGGCATCTACGGTGAAGTTGGCGTCAAGTCCTTCCGTGACCACACCGATGTCCGCTTCGTCCACATCCACATTCAGCTTCATTTTGCTTAAGTCTTCAGCCAGGGTAAACAGCACCGGGGCCTCAAATGAGGCCGCCACAGTGGAACCTTTTTCAATGTCCCGGGTCAGGACGACCCCGTTTACCGGAGAGATAATATCTGCCTTGGACAGTTCGGTTAAGGTACTGTCCAAAGACGCCTGGACCTCGGCTACACTTGCTTTTGCACTGGCTTCATCAGCCATGGCCCGGGTGTAGTTGGCCTGGGCTTCATCCATATCGGTCTGGGCCGGCACTTTGCCACCGCTCAATTCTCGAACTTTTTTGAGGTTTTTTAACTTCAGTTTTGTCTCTTCCACTGTCGCCTGGGCCTGGCGTACGGAAGCCCGGGCAGACGCCAGAGACGCTTTACTTTTACGCACCTGGGCCTGCAGGTCCGTGATGTCCAGCCGGGCTAAGACCTGGCCTTCGGTGACTTGGTCGTTGTAATCCACAAACACCTCCTGGATGGTGCCGGATAATTCACTGCCCACCTCCACCTCATTGGTGGGTTCCAGTGTGCCGGTGGCAGACACGGTTACGTGAATATCATTTACAGCGGCTGGTGCAGTCTTAAAAGAGATGCCGGCGTCCGGTCCGCCGCCGGGCGGGCCTTTGGGCAGCAGAAAAAAAAATGCCCCTGCTGCGCATATAATCAGAATTAAAAGAATGATGAATAGTCGCTTTTTGCCCTTTTTTATGGGGCCGGTGTTCTTTAATGTCGCATTTATATCATCAGTTAAATCCATGGGAACTCCAAAGATGTTAAGGGGTTTGATGTGTTTCAGGGTTGGTTTGTCCGCCCTTTGAAAGGTCGGATTTGATCGGGGTCCAGCCCCCGCCAAGGACTTTATAAAGGGTGATCAGATTGGAGACACAGGTCCCCTGGCTTGTGGCAAGATCACTTTCATAGGATAACACGGTCTGCTGGGATGTCAGCACCGTGGTGAAATCAACAAGACCGGATTCGTATTTTTTTTTGGCCAGATCTTCAGCAGTCCGGGCCTGTTCAGCGGCAACAGTCAGATGTTCCAGCCGGATCTGCTCCTTGGCGTAGGCCACCAGGGCATTTTCCACCTCTTCCAGGGCAGACAGGATCGCTGATTCGTATTGGATCAGGGCCTGTTCCTGCAATGAGTTTTGGACTTTTATATTTTTACGAATAGCGCCGGCATCAAATAGCGTATGGGAGAGGCTTGCGGCCAGGGACCGGGCCCAGTCGGAAGGGTCCAGCGTATTGTCGATGAGCTCGGCAGGGCTCAGGGCGTCCACGCCAATGGAGCCGGACAGGGTGAGTTTGGGATAAAGGTCTGCCGTGGCCACGCCCACCTGGGCGGTCTGGGCAATGAGTTCGTATTCGGCCTCTCTGATATCGGGTCGGCGGCGCAGGGCGTCGGCAGGAAGCCCAACGGCAATGGTCGCCGGCAGTGTAGGCAAAGGGCAGGGGGGTATCAGCTTTTCGTTCAGGGTACCGGGGGCAAGACCCGAGAGCACGGCTACCCGGTTCATGGCTTCGGACAGGGTGGATTCAAGTGCCGGAATCTGGGCTTTGGCACTTTCCAGGCTGTACCGGGCCTGGTGAACATCCAGTTCATCGGTAAGGCCCGCCTGGTTCTGCCACTGGGTGAGTTGGAAGGATTCTGTCTGGGAGTCAATGCGTTGCCGGACCACATTCAGGCGTATCTGGGCCGTGCGTACATCAATGTAACTTGCGGCAAGGTCTCCCACAAGGCTGACCAGGGTGTCCCGCAATGCCTCCTGCTTGGCTGAAAGGGTTGCATCCGCAGCTTCAATAGCGCGCTGAATTCGGCCGAACAAGTCAATTTCCCAGCTTGCATCAAGTCCTGCGCTATAGGCCTTGGAAACGGTTCCGGTTCCCTCTTCATTGCTGGTCCCGCTCCACGACGCCACGCCCGAGGCATTGACGGTGGGCAGTCTGTCTGACTGTTCGATTTCCTTGAGCAGCCGGTACTGGCGAATACGTTCCAGTGCCAGTTGTACATCCAGATTGTTTTGAACCGCGCGGGATATCAGATCCGTAAGCACCGGGTCATTGAGCACCGTCCACCATTGGGACAACTGTTCCGGGTCTGCCGGTGTCTGGGCCAATCCCTTTTGCATGGGTGCATGCCAGGACCCGTCAGGGATAAGGTCCGGCTGTTTATAGTCCGGTCCCACGGCTTTGCAGCCTGTGAGCAGTGTTACAAAAATAAAAAATAGACAAATTGTTGGCCAGAAGGCGTCTGACAGAAATAAAAACCGTTTTTGCATGAACCGAATCCTTTGACATCGAAAGCGCTAAATCAATATAAGCCCGCTTCCGGTTGAAACGAGGTCAGAATAATGTAGCCGGTTTATACCGTCAATATGTTTTGGCAAAGGAATATAGCAAACCTGCCGGATTCCGGGTATGGCAAAAGGGATAAAAAGGAACCCGAAATCCTGGGCAGGCTTGTATTCGTGCGGCTATGCATAAATGGTCTGCAAGCTGGTTTAATGGGATTGGGGCTCGGGTGTTTTGCGTTCATTATCAATTTGTAATGTCAACGAGGCGGTCAACTTCATCTGAAGATATTTATCCTTATCCAGTTCCGGGGCCTCTTTTTTAATAAAATAGCGGATAAACCATCTGCCGGAGTTGGGCAGGGGGATGGAAACCCTTGACCCCTCAACTTGGGTGTGCGGGTAAAAATTGTCCTCAGCCTGGGTGGAAAATCCCATGTATGTTGCATCCCATGTGCCTTTACCTGTATAGGGTTTGTTGTCCAGGTACACATCAAGATCCAGGGTATTGCCTGGTTTAAGTTCAAACAGATTCTGCACCGGTACCAGTTCCAAAGGCAGGCCCAGGTTGGCCGGGAAAGGCCCTGTGGGGGTATCGCATTTTACATAGGTTTTGGCGTATTGTTTGGAATAATAGCTTTTAATTACCTGGCCAAGCCGGTTTTTGATTAAGTCAATGGATTTGATGGCATGCCGCTCTTTGCCGTTTTTATCTTTATAAAAGGTGTAATATCCCGGCGTTGTTTCAGCGGTTAATCCCCATATTCCAGGCGTATTGTACTCCACCATGTGTGAATGCAGCCCTTTACCGTCCATAATCTCAACGGTTTGGTCCCGGCCGTTGGGTGCAATCACCTGGACCTTGTTCAGTTTTTTGCCCCGGATACCGTCCGCCACAGGAATAAAGTGGCCGTAACAGAAGAAAAACGGAATGGATTTGCCTTCACTTGCCAGGTACCGGGAAGACTGGATGTAGAGCGTGTGGCTGAATGCACTGCCCGCTGTCAGGCAGATCAATGCCGGGATCAGCAATAATGCATGTCGAAGTGAAAAATTAGGATGAATCGGAGTGTAGAATCTCATTTTTGCCTCCTTATTACGTTATATGTATTTGCATTTATAGATGATTTTATCATTTACAGCCTGCGGCTGTTACCATGGCGGTCAGACCGTAAAATCCGGTCAGGGTTACGGTGATGATATGCAAGAACCTGGGCCATGCGCCTGTCATCATTTTTGTGCCTGCAACAAACAGCAGGGTAAAAAGCCCCATGCCGGTCAATGACCGGAGGCTGCCGGGCAGAAATCGGGCGGTTACATATCCGCTTTGTTGTGTCGGACCGACCTTAAGAATAAAGGGGAATAATATTTCCCGGATATAGGTGGCCGTGGTGGCCGTTGCCCTGGACATGGTGTGCTCAAAGGTTTTAACAGGAACAAATTTTTTATCCATGGCCACAGCCCGGATGATTGTCTCATCTGAATAGACGGCTGTGCAATACAAGGGATTGAATATCAGCTTTAGGTCCATGCGGTCCGGGTCATACCCGGCTAAAGGAAGGGGCGTCAGCCGGTAGTTGTCATACCCTAAAAGAAAGATGCGGCCGTCTTCAGAAAGGGCAAGGCCATAGTATTTTTTCTGTTTGTTCTCAGATATTTTTATGGCTCTGATTTTTAAATCCGGTGGAATGGGCGTCTGTTTAATCAACGGTTTGTCATCCACCCGTTTAATGTGAAAAACCCGGTAGTCATGGTCCACAATAAAGACCCCTTCGTCAAAGGGTTTGAGTACCGTAAATTTACCGTTCACTGACCGGGCCGGGAATTTAAACCCCCTTTTTTTAAGGGTAATGGTGTACATTTTGGTTAAAACGGTGTCCAGGGTATTTGTCTTTGCATAGATAAATTCCATGGCTTTGTCCGTCATGCGAAAACGGTCTTCGGGGAAAATCAGCCTGGCCTGGCCTGGGTTGGACTCCAACAGCGGGAAAAAAGGTACGTCAGGAGATTTGCCCACTATATCCCGGGCTTTGAGTTCCAGCACCCTTCGGTTCGCTTTGATGGTATGTTTATCAAAGGTACGCCCGTCTAAAGTAATGGGTAAAAGCCCCCAGATCTCCATGTTTTTGTAAAAAATAAAAGGCAGGTGCCGTTCAAAGGTTTTGCGCGGTACATAAGTGCCGTCAGCCTTGATGTAGGCAATATTGCTGTGGTGATCCTCGGCCATTCCCTGGGCCGCCTGGGGGACCTTTCCTACAATTTTTTCTTTTAAAATAAAATCATGGCTTACCGGGCTGTAAAACAGATGGGTTTTTTCCACCTCATCCATAAACATTTTGTCGTAGAGCATAGGCAGGTAGACCGCAGATACCAGGATAATTAAAACGGCGTATACGGCAAGGGCGAATCGATTCATCATCCCATTCTCCTGTAGCGGAACCTGAAAACCGGAACCATAACCGCAGGTATCATCAACGCCAAGGGCACAATGAGTACGGCCAGACTTGGGCCAAATGCCCCGGGACGGGTATTGATCAGGTAGCAGCCGGCCATGCCGGCGGTCAGTGCCAGGTTAACAGCTTTGAGCCGAAAATCAGGCTCAAGCAGGGTCAGGGCCATGCCAAGATACGCACAGATACCTGCCATGATCCAGGGCAGAGCCGTGAGCAGACTAACCATGATGCCCTGTGCCGGAAAATAGATACTGGTGATAAGCCAGAGGCCGAAAAGATCAGCCAGACCCACCAACCCATAAGCAAAAAGCCCTGCCAGCAGATGACCCATGGCCACAAAACCTGCGGACACGGGCAGGTGCAATGAGAGCCGGAACCGCTCTCCCCACATCTCGGGAAGAAACTGGAAACAGGCAATCAGGATGCCGGAAACCAGCGGAGCAAATTTCAGGTGTTCAAAATGGATCTGTCCCAGTTGCAGCACCCGGTACCAGACAACTTCGGCGTGGTCCAGAACAAACAGTTGGCGGGTTGAGATCCAGATATGGATTAAAAGGCCAAAATTTGCAATAAATACCAGCAGCCACATAACCTGGATTTTAAAAAATTCTTTTCTGAAAATGGCCTGGATCATGAGTACCTTCCAGTGTAACCGATAAATGCATCTTCCAGACTTAAAGATACCTGTTCAAGCAGGCTGCTGCTGATACCGGCGGCGTCAAGCATTAAGGTCAGATCTG
This window of the uncultured Desulfobacter sp. genome carries:
- a CDS encoding DUF4198 domain-containing protein, with the protein product MRFYTPIHPNFSLRHALLLIPALICLTAGSAFSHTLYIQSSRYLASEGKSIPFFFCYGHFIPVADGIRGKKLNKVQVIAPNGRDQTVEIMDGKGLHSHMVEYNTPGIWGLTAETTPGYYTFYKDKNGKERHAIKSIDLIKNRLGQVIKSYYSKQYAKTYVKCDTPTGPFPANLGLPLELVPVQNLFELKPGNTLDLDVYLDNKPYTGKGTWDATYMGFSTQAEDNFYPHTQVEGSRVSIPLPNSGRWFIRYFIKKEAPELDKDKYLQMKLTASLTLQIDNERKTPEPQSH
- a CDS encoding efflux RND transporter periplasmic adaptor subunit, coding for MDLTDDINATLKNTGPIKKGKKRLFIILLILIICAAGAFFFLLPKGPPGGGPDAGISFKTAPAAVNDIHVTVSATGTLEPTNEVEVGSELSGTIQEVFVDYNDQVTEGQVLARLDITDLQAQVRKSKASLASARASVRQAQATVEETKLKLKNLKKVRELSGGKVPAQTDMDEAQANYTRAMADEASAKASVAEVQASLDSTLTELSKADIISPVNGVVLTRDIEKGSTVAASFEAPVLFTLAEDLSKMKLNVDVDEADIGVVTEGLDANFTVDAYPQRKFAAKIQQVRFNATTTDGVVTYETIMTCDNADLALRPGMTATADIIVKQANQVLSVPSAALRFSMPKPEENSSSPSLLRMFMPGPPRRGNRPTKHVTITGAKDQKTIWILDQNKRPRPVPVKAGLTDGVNTQILEGEITQGTEVIVSATTKGK
- a CDS encoding DUF4857 domain-containing protein, giving the protein MMNRFALAVYAVLIILVSAVYLPMLYDKMFMDEVEKTHLFYSPVSHDFILKEKIVGKVPQAAQGMAEDHHSNIAYIKADGTYVPRKTFERHLPFIFYKNMEIWGLLPITLDGRTFDKHTIKANRRVLELKARDIVGKSPDVPFFPLLESNPGQARLIFPEDRFRMTDKAMEFIYAKTNTLDTVLTKMYTITLKKRGFKFPARSVNGKFTVLKPFDEGVFIVDHDYRVFHIKRVDDKPLIKQTPIPPDLKIRAIKISENKQKKYYGLALSEDGRIFLLGYDNYRLTPLPLAGYDPDRMDLKLIFNPLYCTAVYSDETIIRAVAMDKKFVPVKTFEHTMSRATATTATYIREILFPFILKVGPTQQSGYVTARFLPGSLRSLTGMGLFTLLFVAGTKMMTGAWPRFLHIITVTLTGFYGLTAMVTAAGCK
- a CDS encoding efflux transporter outer membrane subunit produces the protein MQKRFLFLSDAFWPTICLFFIFVTLLTGCKAVGPDYKQPDLIPDGSWHAPMQKGLAQTPADPEQLSQWWTVLNDPVLTDLISRAVQNNLDVQLALERIRQYRLLKEIEQSDRLPTVNASGVASWSGTSNEEGTGTVSKAYSAGLDASWEIDLFGRIQRAIEAADATLSAKQEALRDTLVSLVGDLAASYIDVRTAQIRLNVVRQRIDSQTESFQLTQWQNQAGLTDELDVHQARYSLESAKAQIPALESTLSEAMNRVAVLSGLAPGTLNEKLIPPCPLPTLPATIAVGLPADALRRRPDIREAEYELIAQTAQVGVATADLYPKLTLSGSIGVDALSPAELIDNTLDPSDWARSLAASLSHTLFDAGAIRKNIKVQNSLQEQALIQYESAILSALEEVENALVAYAKEQIRLEHLTVAAEQARTAEDLAKKKYESGLVDFTTVLTSQQTVLSYESDLATSQGTCVSNLITLYKVLGGGWTPIKSDLSKGGQTNPETHQTP
- a CDS encoding ABC transporter ATP-binding protein, which codes for MAEREHPLISLTQVTKAYGSNEAKIFALRGIDLSIESGEFISVMGPSGSGKSTCMNILGCLDTPTSGRYKFGGVEVSHMSRKQLATLRRFYLGFVFQGFNLLNRTTAIENVELPLIYRGMPPKERKTLARKALEQVGLAGREAHTPGELSGGQQQRVAIARAIATTPSVLFADEPTGNLDTARSHEIMALLRQLNREQKITVVMVTHESDMAAYSDRIIHFVDGQVADVENGHAPVTKGGQGQ